TTTCTCTtaactaacaaattcttaaaattattgaatttttatgcGTGTTGGCTTGTTCTATTATCGCAAAAAGTAGTGAACAATATTGATAGAATTTTGTATAACCACCAAGGATACTTTTGTCCCATATATAACTTCAAGCATTTCAAAGAAGAGGAGAACTTATCTTGTACATCTCCGGTTTCAGTATTACTACAAAATTCTTTACACCTATATTTAGATGAAGCATCAATggcaaatttttattgttatctaatgtaattgaatatattttcaatatgttatataaatgttcattATGTAAGATACCCTTAAAGGAACGAAGTTATCCTACATCTGTTGGTGAAACACATCgtaaattgtaaatgtattataattacataaattcaCAACAATTAATTAGTTCGCAATTCAAACTACCAAAACAGATAACATCAAAGTTCGATCCAAATAGAGAATTGTTTGTTATCAATTATGAAATCTGTTTGTAGAAGTGATTACGAACTCTCCTTTGAAATGTACAAGTATGAACtagttagttatttatatttattaagtagtAACTATTTTATCCGACTTCGGTTGCCTTCCCTTCCAACTttagttgaataaaaaaagatatctaGATCATcgtaaacataaaacatatatagttttttttaaaattcatatcataaattttctagtttaaataatgtgggtatataattcaaacaagaaatttgattttaactcGGACGATAGAAATCTTGATACAAAAGTCTAATTAAGACAGGCTCCAAGCAAAAATACAGACcgcaataaacataaattgtcTAGACTCccataacaacatttttacgGTTGTCAATAAATtggttcattaatatttttttttttttgctctgATTGGATCAAGATATTTAATGGTTTAGATTTGAATGGGTTTACATATTTGACTCATCAACCAATGctttaaattttgtgaaattaaaCGATCTCTTACTACAAAAACTTACatattgaaaattgtttaCAGATTCACCTTTAGATCTTTCCACATCATTACTCTCAAGAGTTCTTCTACCAATATCTCCTCCATCAGGAGCTGAAGATGAACACAAATCTGTATCTGGTGACTCCTTAACATCTTCATCAGCTGGATCATCGACTGAACTTTTAGAAATGACACCAAAAATTCAAAGGAGGCCTGCTAAGTCTGAAAGGGCTTTGCTCCCTTGCGAAGTTTGTGGAAAGGCATTCGACAGGCCATCACTTTTAAAAAGGCATATGCGAACACATACcggtatgtaaataatattgatgttggtgtttgtaaaattttaaattttctttaaaatgttatatgacttcctaaatatattttaggtgAAAAGCCTCATGTTTGCATGGTATGTAATAAAGGCTTTAGTACATCTAGCAGTCTTAATACACATAGAAGGATACACTCTGGTGAAAAGCCTCATCAGTGTCAGCATTGTGGGAAAAGATTTACGGCGAGTTCAAATCTCTATTACCATAGAATGACACATATAAAGGtaagaaaataagaatataatgaaCATAGATTATGGAGTAAAAACAAGTTAAGacgtcatatatatttaatacgaatgaagaaatagaaaaaccaataattaaaaaatatctttaattattactagAAATCACGGAAGCTTACATACAACACAATCGATTTATAAATCCATAAAAACTCGTTATCCTTGTTAAAACAATAGCTGCCTTATTACAGTTTTTCTATTGATAATTCACATGTTTCTTGCAACTATATCCTTTTAgctttattactataaattttccttatttttaatctgaaaaatatgcAATTTACGCCACAATATTTCCATTATGAAAtttgtcaatttattttctagtCAGAATATCACCGGCATTATGTTAATTGCGATACATTTCTTAAACTctttggttattttaaataatatcgatttttaatgaaattggatctataaaaacttatttcatatataatttaaaaattgacggaaataattaatcattgtCTAATTTTGTtggattttttgttttcaatttatgtATAAGTTCCCATGTTCACATAAAAATGATCTTTAAATGCTattgtgtaattaattttctcataagtgatgataataacatacaaaatcCTATGAGTCGGTAAAGCTTGCATATTACCTGGTGATGTTACTGTGCTCACTTCCCATAACGCCCCTTaagtttttacttatttaactaTGACCTCATGTGTCCACGACTTAAGAAAATCACAAAGCACCTTACACGGTAAACGGCCACAGGGTTGCCACtctatactatttataacatCAAACTTTTACGTATcccataaaatttaaaactatttaaaaatatattttttcctttataaacagcaatatattatactttatatatttggatGTATAAATCAGGTATTcattatacacattttttaaactttttctaCTGTTCTgctctattaaaaaaaacttggggaaaataattgtttatttgtatcaGCCCTAATTCCATAGGGTGCACCTGCGGTCACAGGTAGTTGTGAAGGAGGGCCAATAAATTACCAGGTCAGGTCATCGTGGGAATCGTAGTGGGCAGCAAGTGTAACGCATTGACAGCGTAAtacttttacaaaaacaatcaGAATTATTACACTACTTAATCATTACTGCAATGCATGCATTGCGtaatttcagtaaaaattCTTATGCTGCATGTAACATTcgataagatttatattaaaaaaaatatttgttttattgaaacatgaataatattaaaaggacGTTtgccaataataataatgaagtgGTTCAAAAagtcaaaaataattgttccCACGGATTCAAGGAACCGTGTCGTACAAGACGATATTGAAGACGTCGCGATCACCGAACCGTGGCTTCACACGCTCGTATGAGAACTTTGGTATATAAGATGACCAGACAGTGTGTTCTATCGGCACCTATAATAaaccataatttttttcatctacAGAACATTTCATATGCTTTTATTCGGTCTGTGCTATGATGAAATATGTCCTATCGTATTttaccataaaatattataacatgaaactaaatttatttaccttcAACACAAACCCATTATCTTTCTGTACTGATAAATCAGGCATTCTCTCTGCAAGAATCTTTCAACTGTCAGTGGCATCTTATGGGACAGTACTGAGCTAGTTAGGAATTGACAGGTTCAATAATAAAGCATCGTTCACAATGGATGTGAATGATGGACAATGGGAAGCTGATACGAAGCTGAGGAAGCAATTGTTGATACTTAGGATGACTGCTTTAGATGTGGTCATATAAAGGCATACTGGTTAAGTTCCGTTTAATTCAAGTCTTCAAATTCTTGTAAGTATTCTTGCCCTTTGGGAGAGTACTCAGAAACTcactttttatgtaatattattgtaaacaataaCAATGTGTGCTTTTCCCAAACATAGTGTGCCATACCCAAAAACCCAGGGATTttacctaaataaaaaaaaattgtgagtCTATGTGGCatgatatttattgttattcacaATATCAATTCATAGAATCTTTAAATGTCACCATAACATGACACTTCGTCCTCGTTAGAGGCTCGTTATTTGTTCGCTGCTGGTATTTCTGTCAATTTGGACACTCGTCGTAACAATTGCTTGTACGAAATGAATTTGCATTCTTGTCGAACACCTAATAGTAAGAAAGTCAAGTAAAGTATGaaggtaatatatattgtaaacaaatatttttaaaaagattttatttcatattatttttaattcaaaacttaaatttttttttttttttttaatacttttatgcTTATCATAGcaagttttaaaatcattcataaaattttataacagtttCGAAAAACCTTAGCAGATGGCaccttattgtttttataaacccGAGTTCCTTGAATCCTTTACACCTGCCACAACACTTCGAACTTCAGCATTTAAACACTTGTTAATTGCTTTGATACAATTTATAGTAATGAATCTCgtgaaaattaaatgactTTTAGTTCATCACCCAAacgtacataatatatatcatatttaatttccgtttataaattatccACTGTTAGAGCTACTATACGATATATTCTATGCCTACCAGTTAATGAAAATTGAAGTCACCAAACAAGTTGCTTAATTTAGTTACAATTTCGGCTCCCAATTATAGTTGTGTAAACATTTTACGACTTATCAGTCGATCGAAGTCGCATAAATAGGAATGATGTGTAACGGATATTGATTATTTACGAGATCAAAGTGACTTTAAgtataaatgtttgaaatcaACGACAGAATTAAGTGGATTACAGGAAGTCAATCAACGAATTTATTGATCTAGTAAACTTTCGAATTGAATAACGACGTTTGGTACATTGTACCCGTTTTATATATCAGAGCTTTGATTGCCggtaatataaaagatttaacgTCAAATTATTATCTGTCGATTCGTTTAATGAGTCTTTTTGACAGTGACGCACCCATTgggatttaaatttagattatttttatacagtttGAGCGAATAGTTTGAgattttagattaaatattgCATACATCACGCAGACTAAACTCATTAGTCAAACTACTGAATGtatcaatagaaaaaaattgtttgaaaatacactcaaattaaaagtaaaattttcaaacaaaatgaatatatatgctCGAATAAAGGAATGAAAAGCtttaaatgacattttgtGTAAATAGAACGAATGAGAATAATTAgtgatttcgttttatttttcctatGATTCATAATTCCGGCGGAACGGATGCAtttctgatttaaaatttaaataagattataaataaccattatcttgaaaactaaacGAGAAGCgatgttataaacaatataacattttctaattaaacATGACCGTTGCTTGTTTATCACACGCGTCTTTTACATtgttaatatagattttttattaggtTTTACCCGTTGTCCCTATATTATACAGAAtccaaaaatatctttaagtcTGGAAAAATTGTGGTCCGATACCAGTGGTTTTGAACTTAACACATTAGCATTTTATCTTGAAAGGGGGactgaataaaattcatacgaaaatacataatattgcaTTAAAGCAAGAAACGACGACGTTCTCAGAACgttctcatattttttctaatagaTTCAGgagataaaacatttcttttcaaattgaGACGATCCTTACTGTGCATTAAAAACATGACAggtatgaataataaaatattttaaaataaaaactgtaacaaaataaacgttGATTTTCTAACTTGTAATCATGTGAATctcgatatattttatattcagttttttatattatactccGTACATTGTAAACAAATCGGATGTAGCTTATAAgggatttaatatatttcaacgaACTATCTCaggagaatattttttgttcgtacttttcaatatgaaaaatcAAAAAGTATACAACTTTGGCTTATACCTACCCTGTACTTACTaggtattaataaagtaaaaaaaaccaACTATTGCACAGTTAATTGCAGAGATCGCGTGTCGACCAACGTCTGTAACACGGTTACTTAACAATATAGCTGATTTACAAATAATGACATATTGCGTACTGACAATCGCAGCTCATTTTAGTTATAACTTTccaacaattttttatgatatcttaattaaatgtttttcctgtgattctataaaatctttttataattattgcaacacctataataatgaatttaatatattattagaaatattttcttacattcACTTATTACTATCTAAAAAGACTTTAACATGAGATGCAATTTGCCATACTTAagttgataaataaaagagataATTCATTCCAACCAAATAAGTATTAAGAgatcaaagtaaaaaaaaactaatccGAAAGCAGATGATCGTCTTGACGTTATCAGTTGCGGCATGatgaaatgaatataaaaatgtacacagTCTCTCTAAGTACGCAATGAAATACAACTAAGTGTAATGGAATTTGATTCctataagataaattattaattccaTTTTTCAATGCttcgaaataagatttcaacTGTTTGTCATGAGGCCAACGTGTCACGTATGATCATATTTttcgtatgtattttttgaaataacaaaatcctTTTGATTTCGATGTCTTAGAATATGGAATATGTTAATTGTCTTATATTACATGTAATTTCGAAAgcaaaatgtttatgtttataCTTGAAACGTATGCTTAAACTTatcacttatattaaaattttaatgcaacGTCAgagtaaaaacattttcaatgcGCAAACGCCTTGATCGCATCGGCACGCAACACAATCAATCATACATTATCGTCCTTTTGCTGGCTGtactgattaaattatttgagcGATGTGACTTTATGAAATGACCTATCGATCAGGCTGGCTCCAAACTGAACTTTACaaattagttataaaagttataattattattatttatttttttaattatactctTTCTAACCGCTTCATGTCCACAGAGGttctaattttttaatgtacgtaAAACTAAATGTTAACGAACTTGTTGAGGCACTCTTATCCTGGTGCAGtgctgaatttaaataaattttatcaagaaCGCGTGGATTGCAATCACACTTGATTGGACGCGAcagtctttttattttttagcacTTAACACAGAACGGTTTACATGACGCCGATATCAATTTAGATTTTCGTATACCAAAGATACAGATACGTATTAcagatacaaataatatttattttcatttctaagAGGTAGTTTACAAATGAACAGTTGTTTTCAAGACTTTCCGCTGGCTAGTGTTTCAGCGGAAATtcgtcttaatataaaaatcggtttttaatatgttaagaaACATGACGCTTGGAGATATCCGACTCTTTATTAACATGTGCATGAGCCCTGGATAGATCAAAACACTTTATGATGTATGAGGCTCCAATTAATATTCACCTTGTCTCGTTTTAGCCGCCACAATATTGATTAATCGAACTCTCTATAATTGGGCTACGGTAATTAATTAGGTACCTATAGTGAAGATTATGATAAGAACAACGTTTCAACTTTGATGTTTTTGTATCAACTTTCTTATTGCTTTATTGTGGgcattataaaagttaacgAAGCagctatattattaaagttacaaattttaactttatacagttccgatattaaaataaaaagtatgttcCCATATGACAAAACAAGGTTGTTTAAACCGCCAAAGGATTTTGAGTTTTCTGACCCCGATCAACATCAACGAATTGAAAATAAGAACTTATCTTCATTAGAGAAATATCCTGATTTCCAAGAATAAGTCCTAACGAGCAATACCGAAACCTAATAGGTCCTGCACGCATCTTACGTGgatcaatttatttagttaaattaagCGAGGCGCATCGCATTTGCATTCAATTTCCATAACGCAGCCGCTGTATCAGTTGGCCATACGTCACTGTTGGGACGAGATACAACTGGAGAAGGATCGTGATCGAGCGAGCGATTTGCCTATCGAGAGTGGAACGATATTATATCGTTTTTgtcttgaatattaattgatttctaGATagctgtaattatattttcactaaATCTCCAGTGCATTTGCGATAGtagaactttttttatttcaaatataataagttatgatttttttggTTATCATATGACATTCTTTATTTGTGCGTTATTGTTAATGAAAGAAAGATATTACAAGTGTAAATTATGAGAGAATTGAcactaatattgttttttcgcCGACACAAAATGCATACGTTCATTATCCGTGCGCGAGACGAGTTTTTTGTGCGGCTCGTGATTTATCCAACGGAAATTGTCAGACAACTAATGGCTCtttgtttattgatttatacATTGCAATATTCGGTAGCAAGAAAGGTCGAAATAATAATTCCACtcctttttttgtaaaattgatTGAGCCACTGGGGATACGCCAACCTgcccatataaaaatatggttaTAGTCATCAATAAAACTTCTTTTGGAACTCCATTCTGATTTTGTGGTATAGTAATTACGCTTTTTACTGGGTGTGTGTTGTGGGCGGGCTAGCGAAAATTAAATGGGTGGTAACACTCCTAGCGATAAAATTTGATTAGACAACGGAAacgactttattttaaatcaaactaagggttttgaatgaaattcttatatgtatattcaaataaaccgGGCTGTCCTTGCACCTGTTGTACCATACAGTTAAATATATCGGAAGACCGAGTAAAAAAGCAAATAgtgtattcttatttttttattccaaagaaactattttatttcgagtatatgtttaatataatccaTTAAAATGACATGAAAGCAAGAGCAATGGAATATGGAGGAATATACAGAAAGAAGAGGAAAATAGTTAACTGTTCAAACCACGTAACGTTGATAGctatttcaaagatattaaagCTATAAATGAAGCATAATGACCGAAGGAAGCCGCAGTGAAACGTCGATATGGTTTATTCAATTACGGTCATGTCTACCGTATGTTTATGTGTTATTCACGGGTCATCAAGCCTTTTTATAATCGAGAAAACATTCTAGTAGGTGACAATTTTGAAACAATGTCGGCAGCTTACACGTTTTTTAAATTCGTTACGGTTAAACCATTTCACATGCCTCTTCGTTCTTAACAAAATTCttctcaaaaaattaaaatatacattatagcCATAGACAGAGAAACCAGTATTGAAGATAACTCTTAAACTACCGTATaaacactttttaattaaaggaatattctttaaattgtaattctaAAGCAATATAGAACCAGTGAGATAGTAAAATGGGTTGGCAGACTCAAAACAAGGCACTAAGACTTccattataaattcatttgcACGCTCTCCGCGCGATGTGCACCGTCATGACTTTGATTATATTGgggatgatgatgattattaGCCGTTTTATTGTCTTCctacattgattttattttatttctagtcATTATCTTTGAGAATgagttaagttatatttacagCGGATAGTTCGGTTTATAATGACGTTCTTTATGGTTTCTTagtatcttttgttttatttaatactgttcGGTCTTCtgtatttgcatttttttctttattggattccgaattgaaaattatctttttagtgttatacattataaacaatctttgattttaaatgattactaaatatatttttttgtttataggaAAAGCCTCACAAATGCAGTCTGTGTTCGAAGTCGTTCCCGACCCCTGGCGACCTGAAATCTCATATGTATGTCCACAGCGGTTCGTGGCCTTACAAGTGCCATATCTGCTCCAGAGGCTTTTCAAAACACACCAATCTGAAGAACCATCTCTTCCTTCACACTGGTAATTAATTGGcgcaatcaattaaattacaataaaaactatgttttaacaaataatattaataattggtACTCCTTCACTATACTGTCATttgattaatgattttattatttttatagccaAGCATCAACGCAATAGCACCAGGGACACAACTTGATGAAGAcctaagaataatattttatgcaaatgaaaaagaaattcattatctttatataaaaagtgtgATATTAGATGTTAATTAGTGTaaggtattaaattatttaaatatataactgatTAATGCTAAATAATGCTAGGAAATACTTTTATACTaagctataaaattttaagaactgAACATTATACTtctgtatattataaagttttttttttaaatagacttACGTCTAGATTAGGTTATTTTTTAgagatttcaaaatatattgtatataccTAGCCGCCTcctaattgtaaataaaaatagtaaactaCATAGTACTATGTAgcgattttaaaaatgatatacttACATAACGTATGTATAGTGATGCTATTTCCCGtccaaaataaattcaagcgaattattaatttatagaaacgatatttatatattatttttaagtgcctttactattaaaagtttataaattacgattttggtttaattttttcatcacatattattttattgtcagaGCTTAAGTTGTACTCACATGTAACatgaatttgaaataacaagataaaaaaatatgtaatcgtgaaagttcattattattttgaataattttttgccAGTCAAGTTATCCCTCAAGTAAAATTGAACTTAAACAGGCCTCAATGAACCTTTTCCTCACTGATTTCATAAACAGAacctcttttaattttaaaacgttattttaaggtagaaaaatacatagtaatgatttaatgataatgaaaatatattattaataacaattattgtataaattgttattcaaattataacttaGAAAGTAGAAAATACAGCGTCATGAGAATAACATTTTCGCTTCATGACTGGATTAAGTTCTTGACCCTAAGCAAATCatacacatttttaaagtaagcTAATTAAAACGTCCAACATTTATCACCTCtctatagttatatttatagctcAGCATCTGTAGGCGTGTACACGCGAGCCCCCAACTGATTTGCATAATACAACCGCTCTGGCAATATTAAGTCTTAATTGTTGAGAGTGGACGGCGAATacgttatgtttatttacattttcacggttactttataattaaatcgctttgtaattaattacattttaaactaatcCTCGTAAGGTGCGATAtgtgtttataatttcttttcattttaattgtacTCGCTTCATCgtcataaaactaatttttaatcaGCTAATATTTTGTGCTATAAAAAATTCCTTTTccataaaagaaacaaaattattgtatgtttgGAATTCTGTAAACCAATATCATTGGTAtaccaaaaagaaaaatttttacttttggttttacttttttcatacgttgaaaaatttaatattcaagaaaaacatttcataCGCTGTAACAGTTCATTCCACTTTTATATTGCATAGGTGTACATTTATAAGGGGTATCATGCTTTAGAGGTTGCAGACGAGATATATTTAAGACGGAGAAGTggaaaattattgtaacttttatgtaataaatttgttcacatcttgttatttttcaaCTCTATCAAAAGTTGTCTTATTATAACACCAAACGGCATATAATAAACATCACAATTTCCTCCTTTGGCTACTGAAATTGCCTTTTCATATAACAGCTATATTAGcgataatatagaaatattatttctatgttattatattataaaattataaacttatgtACGCAGTCGTCATTAATTTACTGTCagcttgtaaaataatattcttctttttaaattagattcaCGTGCACACAGTCGAAACAAAGGTTTCTCTTTTCCACTTTTTGAAgaagaaaaaacaattattttgaaattcaaactatatttaaaggaTATTTCTCCTATTTCTCGATATTGAGCTCTAATTATTTTGTCTGATGTAATTGTTGTTAAGAGGTTAGTCgtaattatgattattataaattaccgATAGTCCTAACTAATGTTGTATTGATCACATACTAATGATTAATGTAATTCACTGTAtcttatatcataattttgtttaatgtatatatagggtgtttcatttaaaaacaactgaaaatttatcattaatattcctataaaattgagaataaaattaaattaacaaaacatacaaaattaatttgcaaATAATGATTCATTATTAGTAACAATTTATTGTGAAgca
The genomic region above belongs to Danaus plexippus chromosome 4, MEX_DaPlex, whole genome shotgun sequence and contains:
- the LOC116768797 gene encoding zinc finger protein 177-like, with translation METLVLIPQELSLALRPGGARGREASVSVWTSTEIQRGALLYPFQGTIRIDKLHVYSYVPDHDVRHRFGLFDEVCTSAGVQVRHCNWVRFLRVSENYGPQVNLVCTKVKGEPVYEAVKPVSAHTELVVYYLPERPEELFFVRMRNNLYRQTMDSILEDSPLDLSTSLLSRVLLPISPPSGAEDEHKSVSGDSLTSSSAGSSTELLEMTPKIQRRPAKSERALLPCEVCGKAFDRPSLLKRHMRTHTGEKPHVCMVCNKGFSTSSSLNTHRRIHSGEKPHQCQHCGKRFTASSNLYYHRMTHIKEKPHKCSLCSKSFPTPGDLKSHMYVHSGSWPYKCHICSRGFSKHTNLKNHLFLHTAKHQRNSTRDTT